The following coding sequences lie in one Vibrio sp. BS-M-Sm-2 genomic window:
- the cysD gene encoding sulfate adenylyltransferase subunit CysD, with the protein MDQERLTHLKQLEAESIHIIREVAAEFDNPVMMYSIGKDSSVMLHLARKAFYPGKIPFPLLHVDTDWKFREMIEFRDRTAEKYGFDLLVHKNPEGIEMGCSPFVHGSSKHTDIMKTQGLKQALNKYGFDAAFGGARRDEEKSRAKERVYSFRDKNHTWDPKNQRPELWHTYNGQVNKGESIRVFPLSNWTELDIWQYIYLESIDIVPLYLSDKRPVVERDGMLIMVDDERMELQEGEVIEEKSVRFRTLGCYPLTGAVESEANTLTGIIEEMLVATSSERQGRAIDHDQSGSMELKKRQGYF; encoded by the coding sequence ATGGACCAAGAACGTTTAACCCACTTAAAACAGCTCGAAGCGGAAAGTATTCATATTATCCGTGAAGTGGCGGCTGAGTTTGATAACCCAGTGATGATGTACTCCATCGGTAAAGATTCTTCTGTGATGCTTCATTTAGCTCGCAAAGCGTTTTACCCAGGCAAGATTCCATTCCCATTATTACACGTTGATACGGATTGGAAATTCCGCGAGATGATTGAGTTTCGTGACCGCACAGCAGAAAAGTATGGTTTTGACCTTTTAGTACATAAGAACCCTGAAGGTATCGAGATGGGTTGTAGCCCATTCGTACATGGTTCTTCGAAGCACACTGACATCATGAAAACTCAGGGCCTTAAGCAGGCGTTAAACAAGTATGGGTTCGATGCTGCTTTCGGTGGTGCGCGTCGTGATGAAGAGAAATCTCGAGCGAAAGAGCGTGTTTACTCATTCCGCGATAAGAACCACACATGGGACCCAAAAAACCAACGTCCAGAGTTGTGGCACACCTACAACGGTCAGGTAAATAAGGGCGAAAGCATTCGCGTATTCCCTCTGTCAAACTGGACTGAACTGGATATTTGGCAATACATCTATCTAGAGAGTATCGATATCGTTCCACTTTACCTTTCTGATAAACGCCCAGTTGTTGAGCGTGATGGCATGCTGATCATGGTTGATGATGAGCGAATGGAGCTGCAAGAAGGTGAAGTAATTGAAGAGAAAAGCGTTCGTTTTCGTACTTTAGGCTGTTACCCACTAACCGGAGCGGTTGAATCTGAGGCGAATACGCTAACAGGCATTATTGAAGAGATGCTGGTGGCGACGTCTAGTGAGCGTCAAGGTCGAGCGATTGACCATGATCAGTCGGGCTCTATGGAGCTGAAAAAGCGCCAAGGTTATTTCTAA
- the cysN gene encoding sulfate adenylyltransferase subunit CysN has product MNSAVEAELAELGIEGYLSQHQHKSMLRFLTCGSVDDGKSTLIGRLLHDTKQIYEDQLAAVHSDSQRVGTTGEKPDLALLVDGLQAEREQGITIDVAYRYFSTQKRKFIIADTPGHEQYTRNMATGASTCDLAVILIDARKGVLDQTRRHSFISNLLGLKHFIVAINKMDLVDYAQDRFEEIRDEYLEFAENLEGETNIQILPVSALEGINVAAPSKELAWFEGPSLLEVLENVDIDQKRSAGEFRFPVQYVNRPNLDFRGFAGTVASGRVSVGDEIKALPSGKTSKVARIVTFDGDLESAQAGLAVTLTLEDEIDISRGDLIVLENAQIESTNHVLADIVWMTEQPLQPGKAYDIKIAGKKTVGQVETVRHQYDINNLSTHAVDELPLNGIGLCEWSLNETVALDKYRESADTGGFIVIDRLTNVTVGAGLIRDRLDSVEQQVGNFSAFELEFNALVRKHFPHWDAKDLSQLLKS; this is encoded by the coding sequence ATGAATAGTGCAGTAGAAGCCGAATTGGCTGAACTAGGGATTGAAGGTTATCTAAGTCAGCATCAGCATAAATCTATGCTTAGATTTTTAACTTGTGGCTCGGTAGATGACGGTAAAAGTACGTTAATCGGTCGCTTGCTCCATGATACAAAACAGATTTATGAAGATCAGCTAGCAGCCGTTCACTCGGATAGCCAACGAGTGGGTACGACAGGTGAGAAACCTGATTTGGCACTGCTTGTTGATGGCCTGCAGGCTGAACGTGAGCAAGGAATTACGATCGATGTGGCTTACCGTTACTTCTCGACTCAAAAACGTAAGTTCATTATTGCTGATACTCCAGGGCATGAGCAGTACACGCGCAACATGGCAACAGGTGCTTCAACCTGTGATCTAGCGGTGATCTTAATTGATGCTCGTAAGGGCGTTCTGGATCAAACACGTCGTCACTCGTTTATTTCTAACCTGCTTGGTTTGAAGCATTTCATTGTCGCTATAAATAAGATGGATCTCGTGGATTACGCACAAGATCGTTTTGAAGAAATTCGCGATGAATACCTAGAGTTTGCTGAAAACCTAGAAGGCGAAACTAACATTCAGATCTTGCCAGTTTCAGCGCTTGAAGGCATCAACGTTGCTGCACCAAGTAAAGAACTAGCATGGTTCGAAGGCCCATCTCTATTAGAAGTGTTAGAGAATGTCGACATCGACCAAAAACGTTCTGCAGGTGAATTCCGATTCCCAGTTCAGTACGTAAACCGCCCTAACTTAGACTTCCGCGGTTTTGCAGGCACTGTGGCTTCTGGCCGCGTGAGTGTCGGTGATGAAATCAAGGCGCTGCCGTCTGGCAAAACCTCTAAAGTTGCACGCATTGTGACCTTTGATGGTGATTTGGAATCTGCGCAAGCGGGTTTAGCGGTAACGCTGACCCTTGAAGATGAGATCGATATCAGTCGCGGTGATTTGATTGTGCTGGAAAACGCTCAGATTGAATCTACTAACCACGTATTGGCTGACATCGTGTGGATGACAGAGCAACCGTTGCAACCGGGCAAAGCTTACGACATCAAGATCGCAGGCAAGAAAACTGTCGGTCAGGTTGAAACGGTTCGTCACCAATATGACATCAACAACCTGTCGACTCACGCTGTCGATGAGTTGCCACTGAATGGCATTGGCTTGTGTGAATGGTCACTGAACGAGACTGTCGCGCTGGATAAATACCGTGAGAGTGCTGATACCGGTGGTTTCATCGTTATCGACCGACTAACCAACGTGACGGTTGGTGCGGGTTTGATTCGAGACCGTTTGGACTCTGTTGAACAGCAAGTCGGTAACTTCTCTGCATTTGAACTTGAGTTCAACGCATTGGTTCGCAAACATTTCCCTCATTGGGATGCCAAAGATTTAAGCCAACTACTGAAGTCATAA